One window of Pseudomonas urmiensis genomic DNA carries:
- a CDS encoding SGNH/GDSL hydrolase family protein, whose amino-acid sequence MRQWHHLLGLALLISSVPGCSAGVSVPAQPAPAKVATALATRQDGNLGVFADKLRNARRAPVSIVQLGDSHTAADLFSGELRRLLQARYGDGGIGLVPATSVPGIRNDRVIINSERRQWELISARNQQSSQFPLGGYLSLPLAARPKVNLQARDADAQRYKVSALYQASRNSTLLANGNQRRMLPATNGQWRLSPAFNNLGLPMQLGLEGGEGVLLGGWYLQGQKNAGVTYSSLGINGARLEVVDKWQPGWQDSLKLLRPDLVILAYGTNEAFDDKLDLALYQSQLDATLSSLRKQLPRAAILLVGPPDSIKQRKARSCAAKQPQPLAGVVRVQRQMAQKHKALFWDWQAYMGGPCSIARWQAGGLARGDMVHLTGEGYRKSAAGLYEFLKGSLRLR is encoded by the coding sequence ATGCGCCAATGGCATCACCTGCTGGGCCTGGCCCTGCTGATCAGCAGCGTGCCCGGCTGCAGTGCCGGTGTGAGCGTGCCGGCCCAGCCTGCGCCCGCCAAAGTTGCCACCGCGCTCGCCACTCGCCAGGACGGCAACCTCGGCGTGTTCGCCGACAAGTTGCGCAACGCCAGGCGTGCGCCTGTCTCTATTGTCCAGCTGGGTGACTCACATACCGCCGCCGACCTGTTCAGTGGCGAGCTACGGCGTCTGCTGCAAGCGCGCTATGGCGATGGTGGTATCGGCCTGGTGCCGGCGACCTCGGTGCCGGGTATCCGCAATGATCGGGTGATCATCAACAGTGAGCGCCGCCAGTGGGAGTTGATCTCGGCGCGTAACCAGCAGAGCAGCCAGTTTCCTCTGGGCGGCTACCTGTCGTTGCCGCTCGCAGCCCGGCCTAAGGTGAACCTGCAAGCGCGCGACGCCGATGCGCAGCGTTACAAGGTGTCTGCCTTGTACCAGGCCAGCCGTAACAGCACCTTGCTCGCCAATGGCAATCAGCGGCGCATGCTGCCAGCCACCAACGGTCAGTGGCGCTTGAGCCCAGCGTTTAACAATCTTGGCCTGCCGATGCAGCTAGGCCTGGAGGGGGGCGAGGGTGTGCTGCTGGGTGGCTGGTACCTCCAGGGGCAGAAGAATGCCGGGGTGACCTATTCCTCGCTGGGCATCAATGGTGCGCGTCTGGAGGTTGTGGATAAGTGGCAGCCCGGTTGGCAAGACAGCCTCAAGCTGTTGCGACCGGACCTGGTGATCCTCGCCTACGGCACCAACGAGGCGTTCGATGACAAGCTCGACCTGGCGCTGTACCAGTCTCAGCTCGATGCGACCCTGAGCAGCTTGCGCAAGCAGTTGCCGCGGGCGGCGATCTTGTTGGTCGGGCCACCGGACTCGATCAAGCAGCGCAAGGCGCGTTCATGTGCAGCCAAGCAGCCACAGCCGTTGGCTGGGGTGGTGCGGGTGCAGCGGCAGATGGCGCAGAAACACAAGGCGTTGTTCTGGGATTGGCAGGCCTACATGGGCGGGCCATGTTCGATTGCCCGGTGGCAGGCCGGGGGGCTGGCGCGAGGGGATATGGTGCACCTGACTGGCGAGGGTTATCGCAAGAGTGCGGCGGGGTTGTATGAGTTCTTGAAAGGGTCGCTTCGGTTGCGCTGA
- the ribB gene encoding 3,4-dihydroxy-2-butanone-4-phosphate synthase produces MSPMLQKQFPNVAAAIAAFQTGRPVLLLDDNDREDEADIIAAAENISMQTMAMMIRDCSGIVCLCLDEATVDALQLAPMVQNNQARHGTGFTVTIEAAEGITTGVSAQDRITTIEAALRSTAEQRQIVSPGHVFPLRARNGGVLTRRGHTEGTVDLARLAGLRPAGVLCELMNPDGTMARGEQVAVYARQYNMPMLTIEELAQYRVAMMEREAVPA; encoded by the coding sequence ATGTCCCCCATGCTGCAAAAGCAATTCCCCAATGTCGCGGCTGCCATTGCCGCTTTCCAGACTGGCCGACCGGTGCTGTTGCTCGACGACAACGATCGCGAGGACGAAGCGGATATCATTGCCGCCGCCGAAAACATCTCGATGCAGACCATGGCCATGATGATCCGCGATTGCAGCGGCATCGTTTGCCTGTGCCTGGATGAAGCCACCGTCGACGCCCTGCAACTGGCGCCGATGGTGCAGAACAACCAGGCCCGCCATGGCACCGGCTTCACCGTTACCATCGAAGCGGCCGAAGGCATCACCACCGGCGTTTCTGCCCAGGACCGCATCACCACTATCGAAGCTGCGCTGCGCTCGACTGCCGAACAGCGCCAGATCGTCAGCCCTGGCCACGTGTTCCCGCTGCGTGCGCGCAACGGTGGCGTACTGACTCGCCGTGGTCACACCGAAGGTACCGTGGACCTGGCGCGCCTGGCTGGGCTGCGTCCGGCCGGCGTGCTGTGCGAGCTGATGAACCCCGACGGCACCATGGCCCGCGGTGAGCAGGTGGCGGTGTATGCCCGCCAGTACAACATGCCAATGCTGACCATCGAAGAGCTGGCGCAGTACCGCGTAGCGATGATGGAGCGCGAGGCGGTGCCCGCCTGA